Within the Streptomyces sp. NBC_00554 genome, the region AGTTGGGCGCACGGCTCGCCTGCGCCGAGATGATCCGCGGCGGGGTCACCTGCTTCGCCGACCACTACTTCTCGATGGACACCGTCGCCGCCGTGGTGGCGGAGAGCGGGCTGCGCGCGCATCTGGGGGAGGCGTTCTTCTCCTCGGGAGGTCCCGAAGGCCGGGAAAAGTCACTGGAGTTCGCGCTGCGGCACCGCGGATCGGCCGACGGCCGCATCACCACCGCCCTCGCCCCGCACGCCCCGTACACCGTGGACGACGCCGACCTCGCCGCGACCGCCGAGCTCGCCCGCGCGCATGGCCTTCCCGTACACCTCCACGCCTCCGAGAGCCGCGACCAGACCGACAACAGCCTTGCCCGGCACGGCCGTACACCGATCGAGATCCTGGAGCGGACCGGGATCCTCGGCACCGGCACCAGTGTGCTCATCGCGCACGGCACCGGCATCGTCGAGCGCGACCTGCCGGTGCTGGAGCGGGCGGCGGCAGCGGGATCCGTCGCCGTCGCGACCGCGCCCCGCGGGTACTTGAAGTTCGCGTGGGGGCCGACGCCGGTGCGCGCCCTGCGTGAGATCGGCGTTCCCGTCGGGCTCGCCACGGACGGGGCCGCCTCCAACAACTCCCTGGACGTATGGGAGTCCATGGCGCTCACCTCACTCGTCCAGAAGTCGACCGAGGGCGATCCACGCTGGCTGACATCACGTCAAGCCCTGCACCACGCGACGCTCCAGAGCGCGCTGGCCGTCGGTCTCGGCGAGCGGACCGGGAGCCTCGCGCCGGGGCGACGGGCGGACATCATCCTGGTGGATCTCACCGGGCCGCACACCCAGCCGGTGCACGACCTCGCGGCCACGCTCGTGCACAGCGCCCGCGCCGGCGACGTACGGACCACGATCGTCGACGGCCGGGTGCTGATGCGGGATCGCGAACTGCTCACACTCGATCTGCCGTCCACCGTCAGGGAGTTGGGGGAGCGGCTGCCCGCCTTGATCGACCGGAGTCACGGGAAGCGGATCCAGGAATACGACACCTGATCCGGGACCACGACACCTGATCGACATTGCCTAGGGTGGAGCCATGTCCACCCCACAGGACCCCGCAGCGGGCCTCATCGACAACCCGTACGCCGTCTACGACCGCCTCCGTGACACCGCGCCCGTGCACCGCATCGCCGGTACCGACGGCAACCCCGCCTGGCTCGTCACGCGGTACGACGACGTACGCGAGGCCCTCGCGAACCCGCTGCTCTCGCTGGACAAGCGGCATGCGCTGCCCGGGAGTTACCAGGGGCTGGCACTGCCGCCTGCCCTCGACGCCAACCTCCTGAACATGGACCCGCCCGATCACACCCGCATCCGGCGCATGGTCGTACGGGCCTTCACACCGCGCCGGATCGAGCAACTGCGCACGCCCGTCAGAGAAACCGCCGACAGGCTCCTCGACGCGCTCGGAACACACGGCGGGACGGACCTCGTCGCCGCGTACGCCGCGCCTCTTCCCATCACCGTCATCTGCGATCTGCTCGGGATCCCGGACGAGCACCGCCGGGACTTCCGGGTCTGGACGGACGTGCTCGTCGCACCCGACCCGGCTCGTCCGTCGGCGGCGAAGGAGGCGGTCGTGGCCATGCTCGGGTTCTTCACGCAACTCCTCGCGGCCAAGCGGAAAGAGCCCGCGGACGACCTGCTCTCGGATCTGATCGCGGTACGGGACGAGGGCGACCGGCTCACCGAGGACGAGCTGATGTCGCTAGTGTTCCTCATCCTGTTCGCCGGGTACGAGAACACGGTGCAGCTCATCGGCAACGCCGTCCTCGGGCTGCTCACCCACCCCGACCAGCTTGCCGCGCTGCGGGCGAACCCGGACCGACTCCCCGCCGCCGTCGAGGAGTTCGCCCGCCACGAAGGGCCCGGGCTGCTCGCCATCCGGCGCTTCCCCGTCGAGGACGTGACGATCGGGGGCGTCACCGTTGCCGCGGGCGAGACCGTCCTGCTGTCCCTGTCCGCCGCCAACCGGGACCCGAGCCGCTTTCCCGACCCCGGCCGGCTCGACCTCGGCCGCGACGCCTCCGGCCATCTCGCGCTCGGTCACGGCATCCACTACTGCCTGGGCGCGCCGCTGGCCCGCCTGGAGACGGAGATCGCCCTGTCCGCGCTCCTGGAACGCCTCCCGGATCTCGCGCTGGACGCCGACCCGGCCGAGCTGCGGTGGCGGCCCTCTCTGCGCGCCCGCGGCCTGCTCGCGCTTCCGGTGACGTACTGACGCCGTGACGTACTGATGCTGAGTGACGTACTGATGCCGGGAAACCGGTCCAGAAAATTCTGCGTTCCGCCGATGAGTTCCGCTCCTCCCTCCGGTCCACCCACAGAAGGCACAGGTTTCATAGGAGGGGCACATGACGCTTCCGCAGATCGTTTCGCGCGACGAGTGGCGCGCCGCGCGCGAAGAACTGCTGGCCAAGGAGAAGGCCGCCACGCGTGCACGGGACGCGCTCAACGCGGAGCGGCGCGGGCTGCCGATGGTCGAGGTCGACAAGGAGTACGTGTTCGAGGGCGGCGACGGGAAGGCGACACTGCTCGACCTCTTCGACGGACGGCACCAACTCGTCGTCTACCACTTCATGTTCGCGCCGGAGTGGGCCGCCGGCTGCCGCAGCTGCTCGGCGTTCCTCGACCAGATCGGGCACCTCGCGCATCTGCGGGCCAGGGGTACGGAATTCGCCGCCGTCTCCCGTGCACCGCACACGAAAATCCTGCCCTTCAAGGCGCGCATGGGCTGGACGGTGCCGTGGTACTCGTCGTACGACAACGAGTTCAACTACGACTACCAGGCATCCTTCGGCGGTGAAGAGCCCTACGAGCGGCCGGGGATGAGCTGTTTCCTGCGGGAGCGTGACCGTGTTTTCCACACGTACTCGACGTACGAACGCGGACTCGACGGGCTCGGCTCCACGACCAGCCTGCTGGACCTCACCGCGCTGGGACGGCAGGAGGAGTGGGAGGAGCCCAGGGGGCGCTCATCGGCGCTGGGAGCACCCGCGGGCAGTGAACGGATCCGGTACCACGACGAGTACGCGGACTGATGCGCGTACCCCTCGCCGCATTCGCAAAAGGTGTGAACGGGCCGATAACGCCCTCACATCGAACCTGCGACGAAGTGTCGACTACGTCTCAGTACCGTCACTTTGCGAGCCGTTCACCCCATGGAGGGCGTTTAACTCTACGAGAGCAGCGC harbors:
- a CDS encoding DUF899 domain-containing protein; translated protein: MTLPQIVSRDEWRAAREELLAKEKAATRARDALNAERRGLPMVEVDKEYVFEGGDGKATLLDLFDGRHQLVVYHFMFAPEWAAGCRSCSAFLDQIGHLAHLRARGTEFAAVSRAPHTKILPFKARMGWTVPWYSSYDNEFNYDYQASFGGEEPYERPGMSCFLRERDRVFHTYSTYERGLDGLGSTTSLLDLTALGRQEEWEEPRGRSSALGAPAGSERIRYHDEYAD
- a CDS encoding amidohydrolase, with translation MTPSPATPSPASSGQGPSSGQGPADLLITGCTALVHDDHEGIAFVEDASIVVRGGVIEAVTGGASAVDAVERIDGRGQVAMPGLINCHTHSPMVALRGIAEDLPAEEWFNDFIWPIESNLTVRDVELGARLACAEMIRGGVTCFADHYFSMDTVAAVVAESGLRAHLGEAFFSSGGPEGREKSLEFALRHRGSADGRITTALAPHAPYTVDDADLAATAELARAHGLPVHLHASESRDQTDNSLARHGRTPIEILERTGILGTGTSVLIAHGTGIVERDLPVLERAAAAGSVAVATAPRGYLKFAWGPTPVRALREIGVPVGLATDGAASNNSLDVWESMALTSLVQKSTEGDPRWLTSRQALHHATLQSALAVGLGERTGSLAPGRRADIILVDLTGPHTQPVHDLAATLVHSARAGDVRTTIVDGRVLMRDRELLTLDLPSTVRELGERLPALIDRSHGKRIQEYDT
- a CDS encoding cytochrome P450, producing MSTPQDPAAGLIDNPYAVYDRLRDTAPVHRIAGTDGNPAWLVTRYDDVREALANPLLSLDKRHALPGSYQGLALPPALDANLLNMDPPDHTRIRRMVVRAFTPRRIEQLRTPVRETADRLLDALGTHGGTDLVAAYAAPLPITVICDLLGIPDEHRRDFRVWTDVLVAPDPARPSAAKEAVVAMLGFFTQLLAAKRKEPADDLLSDLIAVRDEGDRLTEDELMSLVFLILFAGYENTVQLIGNAVLGLLTHPDQLAALRANPDRLPAAVEEFARHEGPGLLAIRRFPVEDVTIGGVTVAAGETVLLSLSAANRDPSRFPDPGRLDLGRDASGHLALGHGIHYCLGAPLARLETEIALSALLERLPDLALDADPAELRWRPSLRARGLLALPVTY